From the genome of Primulina huaijiensis isolate GDHJ02 chromosome 11, ASM1229523v2, whole genome shotgun sequence:
agagaatgttattctgtgaaattactaagatcattatatgggttgaagcaatccggcagaatgtggtataataggctaagtgatcacttgatgaaaaagggatatgtaaataattcaatatgcccttgtgttttcattaagaaaacaacatccggatgcgtaattattgctgtatatgttgatgatttaaacatcattggaacaaataaggaaattcaagaagttgtgtcatacttgaaagaagaatttgaaatgaaggatcttggaaaaaccaagtattgtctgggtttacaaattgaacaaaaagaatgtggaatatttgttcaccagacaaattatacagaaaagatccttaaacgttttaatatggacaaatcaaatcctttaagtactccaatggttgttagatcattaaacatagaaaaggatccattccgtccatgtgaagatgatgaagatattcttggtccagaagtaccatatctaagtgctatcggtgcccttatgtatcttacaaattgtacaaggcctgatatatcttttgccgtaaatttattggcaagatttagcacatatccaacaaagagacattggaacggaattaaacatatattccgttatctacgaggaacgacagacttgggacttttgtattcaaaagatgctaatccaagtataattggttatgccgatgctggatacttatctgatccacacaaagcacgttctcaaactggatatgtatttactcgtggaggcactgcaatttcttggcgttcacagaaacaaacacttgtaacaacttcatcaaatcatgccgagattattgcactacatgaagcaagccgtgaatgtgtgtggttaaaatcaatgactcaacatatccaaatctcatgcggattatcattcgacgagaagcctgtgatactatatgaagataatgctgcatgtgttgctcaaatgaaagaaggatacataaaaagcgacagaactaaacatattcctcctaagttcttcgcattcaccaaggagcttgagaagaataaatgtattgatgttcgtcacattcaatcaagtgaaaactcatcagatctcttcacaaaggcacttcctacgacaatattcagaaagcacatatataatattgggatgcgcaatctacgaaatttgtgaagaattgttcgtgtcaacatgagggggagtttacgtgactgcactctttttcccttactatggtttttatcccaatgggtttttcctagtaaggtttttaacgaggcagtataaaaacacgtaatgtatacaatcattatgatcatcatcacaagggggagtgttgaaaaattatttaaaaatgtgttaaatatttgtgttgaaaatgtgaatgttgaatgttgaaaattaggtaaaattaggtgttgaatattgaaaattagtgtgtgatgatgtaggtaatgatgtattttatttttggattatttgtaaaaattttctataaatagatctctcatttgtgaagaaaatcacaattgagttgagagaaaaatattataaagtgtgtagtgtgataattttgagagtttgagatttttacttttttaccgtaaatttttactttttcacaacagttataataatttttttaaaaagtttttagCTGCGTATATATAACGTGAGCATTAAATATAGATTTGATGATGGTGGGTGCGTGATTGATGGGGCGTGAAGAAACTTCGAGGAAACACTGTTTCTTGAGTCTAAAATATAATTGGTTCTGTCCTAGTCCCGTGTGGATAGGGGTACTATTTGTCCCCCGGCAAGAAAGTAAAAGGAATACAACTGGGTTTCGGATATTCGGGGTCTGTCTGTCTATTGATTGGAAATAGTCTCTTTCAAGATTGACCTTTTTATTGTTTCGGATCGGTTTTTTTGGTGGGTTTCGATCGTTCTCAACAGGGTTCTCGTTTTTCAGGAGTTTTGACTTTTAAGTTTGAAGTCGTGGTGGCAACTAAAAAGGTAAATCCTTTGATTTTCTGCATTGAATTGCGTCGACAAAAGCTGAAGGATTTGGCTTCGTTAAATTTATCTTTGATTGTTGCTGAGGTTGCAAGTCATTTGGATGGCGGTGGTTTCTTTTTTCTGTTAAAATGATGATGGAAGTTCAGGCTTgagttttgaattatttatttgcAGATGTGGTTTTTGGACTTGAAATTGGTATATTTTGGGGATTTACGGTTGTTTCTTTGATGATCTAAAGTTTTTGTTCCGACATTTTATACTGAAGTTGGTATGTTATCTTACTTGTTAAATGCATTTTAATTGAACTTTGAAATCGGGTGCTGAGGTTGAATAAGAAGAGTACATTATTGGAATTCTTTGCTAATTTCCTGTACTTATCAATTAGTGATAATTTTGGAAGATAATGGATCTAAACCTTGTGAATGGAGAGGGGGAAGATCCAGATAGAGAACCACTAGCGGGCAGACATGCTCAAGAAAGCCATTTTAACCTCTCCCGTTACCCCGGTGCCGTGAGACAGAAAGCTTATATATTCGATGGTGAAGGGAGTTATTATAACAAGGAATGGGATCTTATGGAGGGTAGAggcaaagaattctgttggtaTCATGTCGAGCTTCCGAAAGGAAACCAGAAACTTTCACAATCAGCACAATATCTTATTGACGTTCTTTGCCCGCCCCTGAAGCTTCAAGACATCCTCTCACTCGTTAGCAATGGACCCTTTTGTGGGTACGTTGATGGTGCTCTAGTATTCCGAGTTAATTCACCTGGTCCTGCTTCTAGTAAATTTACGTTTAGAATTGCTGCAAGAGTTACTGAGCGTTCGATTATTACAGTGTCTTTGGGTCGTGTTCCGAGACTGGGATTCTCGCCAGTGTATGAGTCTTTGTTGTCGGAGATTCCGGTTGTGGAGAGTCCTGGTTATGGGAATACAGAGCAGAAGGATAGGGGTGGTGGGATGGTGATTCAAGAACAtgttcttgattttcttctgaCAATGAATCATTCTGAGGAAGCTGATAATCCTGTTCCTAGAAATGTTTCAAATCTTGTCGTTCATATAATCGATACTCATGTGGATCAACTACAAGATGTTGTTTCCAAGCTTGAGATTGAGATGAACTCGATCGAGTTCGAACTGGACAGAGGTACATTTTTTTCGAATGCAATATGTGAACTGATCTCATGAAAATGCTAATCTTTGTCTGTCTGTGGAATCATTAAATTATGCATATTTTGTCGATCTTCTGCCACTGGAGTATGTAGATGAAACTAGTTCTCGTGACTGCATTTGGAATTCGATTAATAATGCTGCATAAAGTTTTCAATGTTGCTTTTTTCTGCATCTACGTGCACTTAACAcaattacacacacacacccctcTCTTGTAATTATATCAGAACTTTCACAAAAAATAAGTTGTAAATTCGATTTTCCTTTCGATTTTTGGAGTATCATTGCCttcttaataaataatttttttatctggTTACAGGTGGTTTTGCTTTGAAGAAACAAATGTTAGATGACAGAAAATTTCCAAAATTGCATCTCGACTTGCAACGACTGTTACAGGTTCTCAACATTTTGATACATGGTCAAATGAAGTTAGTAAAGATCCAAATTCTGATTCATATTCTAATTTCATTGATCTTATCCATGTTTTACCAAACTACAGGTGATTGCACACGGGGAACAAGTATTCCCTCGAGTTAAGGAGAAATGTTCATCAAAAGAGTGGTTTGCCCACGAAGATGTAAACGCCTTAGAGGAGTTGATTGGACGTATAAGGAGACTGAAGGAGAATGTTGGGTTTATCGCAAACCGTATAACAGCAATTCAAGCTGGCCTCGACAGCTGGCAATCCGAGCAAATAAACAGAAAACTATACTATCTTTCTTTCCTTTCCATCATATTTCTTCCATTATCAATAATCACTGGAGGTCAGTTCTTCACCTAACTCTCCTTTGTATCTTTTCCACACCCAGTAAttagtttctttttttttcagtCTTCGGGATGAACGTGGGAGGAGTTCCGTGGACTGTGCAACGAGATCCAGCTTTGAAGGACGGCTTTCGCAACGTGATGTTTCTCTGTTTGACAATGCTAGTGATTGTTCTCTTGTGCTTCATTTTCCCAGCTCTCTATAATCGTATAACCGAGTGGCGTAGAAAGGAGGTCTTGAAAAAAAGTTATTCTTTAACTAAGAAATCCTACATCAGGACAACTGGGGTAGAAAGATCTGAAAAGGAAGGATACTTGCGGCTTTAGGCCTTAAATTCATCAGCCTTCGTTTTCTAGTAAATTTGTGTGCAGATAGCTTCCGTTCCATTATttgttcttgaatttctttccatttttttcagaattttccagaagttggaggagactgtaagttattttaatgcatgaatatatttatttttcttctggTTGATGAAAACTTGTTAGAAATTTACTTGGAAAAATGGAAGAGAGCGGCTAGTTCATAGACTCGTCCTCCCAGTATTCCAGTTACCTGTCAGATTCTATCATTTTTATGCTGGTATTTaacaatttttatgaaaaataataaataattttattaacacTCTCGTCAAATTTGtttaaatataagaaaagtACAAATTTAAGAAGTATATGTAAGGATAaaagttttcttatttatttattattttattataaatctcgagaaatatatatataataatatttaaatataattgagtattttttaatatgacaaacccaataaatataattaggcaaaaacttgtgtaagacggtctcacgggtcgtattttgtgaaacggatctcttatttgggtcgtccataaaaaattattattttttatattaaggtaTATTTTGGTACACTGGATAAGAgagagattgataaataatcctcttTATCTCacgttttgtatttttttagaaagcacatgataatatcatgggcccgtgataaataatttcatacacggataaaatattcctttcatgatatgtgataattttaatttaatgataaaaataccaCAAATGGCTTCATTAtcttcaatatataaaaatcataaaccttaAAAATATGATCACATCTTATATGTGAGCATTTTCTAAATTAATAACACtagatgataattatataaatgatttttataaatttcaataaaatta
Proteins encoded in this window:
- the LOC140988194 gene encoding uncharacterized protein, which translates into the protein MDLNLVNGEGEDPDREPLAGRHAQESHFNLSRYPGAVRQKAYIFDGEGSYYNKEWDLMEGRGKEFCWYHVELPKGNQKLSQSAQYLIDVLCPPLKLQDILSLVSNGPFCGYVDGALVFRVNSPGPASSKFTFRIAARVTERSIITVSLGRVPRLGFSPVYESLLSEIPVVESPGYGNTEQKDRGGGMVIQEHVLDFLLTMNHSEEADNPVPRNVSNLVVHIIDTHVDQLQDVVSKLEIEMNSIEFELDRGGFALKKQMLDDRKFPKLHLDLQRLLQVIAHGEQVFPRVKEKCSSKEWFAHEDVNALEELIGRIRRLKENVGFIANRITAIQAGLDSWQSEQINRKLYYLSFLSIIFLPLSIITGVFGMNVGGVPWTVQRDPALKDGFRNVMFLCLTMLVIVLLCFIFPALYNRITEWRRKEVLKKSYSLTKKSYIRTTGVERSEKEGYLRL